A section of the Drosophila sechellia strain sech25 chromosome 3L, ASM438219v1, whole genome shotgun sequence genome encodes:
- the LOC6605612 gene encoding ral guanine nucleotide dissociation stimulator-like 1 isoform X1, translating into MNFTSRANCKCPHSQKHQQKPALIKSHTCAYQLQDLTGYNRALMPPLDNTDFSNDWRQVNNNTTSQSCAYHQQRQQQQDAKDSKRHYHHHTCPRQRKKSMTPVEPTHLCQKHQEAKQRRSRSASAKPRRNSSYHSYDDLDVSSAVLNAERKVVASLKYLCACTGATLRNLSKKTKDLHAKNYTYTKPTWRLWGEEHEKNAIFTVYLKKVRYHRPTPTASNDSDDEISHLEWETVRVRFVKAATLARLVEALATDDGELESTFINVFLSTYRTFSTPKQVLSLLTQRYDALHEKHLEELEQAQQNGQVMDPAYDPHASIHEQHKKTLVSALHVWLDGFPEDWHEDNLQQILAFATKRLKRSDLHIKVLNRLERLIKQSLYGNGGGSGGSENNGHSWLSAARSQQMQQFMIPTHYGSSYDLTDQFNGMYLSPMGHGPIYRGPTHFLQAFRFPHVPVRHFAEQLTRMDTELFKRLIPHQCLGHTWARRDSGGSETVVATINQFNAVLFRVVSSILIDRLKPQERALNISRWIDIAQELRMLKNFSSLKAIISALNSNSIYRLSKIWEVLPKERMEVFTELANICSEDNNAWTLREVLKREGTAKNPDPGSDQSDRHLQKLILNLGTQTSHGTIPYLGTFLTDLTMIHTANPDYLTENKLINFDKKRKEFEVLAQIKLLQGAANTYNLQADALFDHWFNSMPVFDEREAFELSCRLEPPPPAPRKSVVSTNTSLTNTTASSTASIMGHRKTDSIHSNSSSGAGSQFYCELNSSTSSRHNSLDRDDHHQHASLMSASSSVSNLSLDSSNSGGRQSGKLTHSQSMGNGLKSHGNGTTNGGSPQINAQLVQPSSGTPQSAPDFYIIRVTYETDNIELDGIVLYKSIMLGNNERTPQVIRNAMLKLGLEDDPDRFTLAQVLPDKELVMPKNANVYYAVNTNYNLNFILRPRKEEGVAGS; encoded by the exons ATG AATTTCACAAGTCGCGCCAACTGCAAATGCCCGCATAGCCAAAAGCACCAGCAGAAGCCCGCTCTGATCAAGAGTCACACCTGCGCCTATCAGCTGCAGGATCTGACAGGATATAATCGCGCCCTGATGCCTCCGCTGGATAACACGGACTTTAGCAATGACTGGCGGCAGGTGAACAACAACACCACCAGCCAATCCTGCgcctaccaccagcagcggcagcagcagcaggatgcAAAGGATTCCAAGAGGCACTATCACCATCACACCTGTCCAAGACAGCGGAAAAAGTCCATGACCCCGGTGGAGCCAACTCACCTGTGTCAAAAGCACCAGGAAGCCAAGCAGCGGCGATCCAGATCCGCGTCTGCCAAGCCGCGCAGGAACAGTTCGTATCACTCCTATGACGACCTGGATGTCTCATCCGCGGTTCTCAATGCGGAGCGAAAGGTGGTGGCCAGCTTGAAGTATCTATGCGCCTGCACGGGAGCCACTTTGAGGAATCTCTCCAAGAAAACCAAGGATCTGCATGCCAAAAACTATACCTACACAAAG CCCACGTGGCGCCTTTGGGGCGAAGAGCACGAGAAGAATGCAATTTTCACCGTTTACCTGAAGAAAGTGCGATACCACCGACCGACGCCCACAGCCAGCAAT GACTCAGATGATGAGATTTCCCATCTGGAGTGGGAGACTGTACGAGTGCGTTTCGTAAAGGCGGCTACATTGGCTCGATTGGTGGAGGCGTTAGCCACCGACGACGGGGAGCTGGAGTCCACCTTCATCAACGTGTTCCTATCCACCTATCGCACCTTCTCCACGCCCAAGCAGGTGCTCAGTCTGCTGACGCAGCGGTACGATGCTCTGCATGAGAAGCACCTGGAGGAGTTGGAGCAGGCTCAGCAAAATGGACAGGTCATGGATCCCGCCTACGATCCCCATGCCTCCATTCACGAGCAGCACAAGAAAACACTAGTCTCAGCGCTGCACGTCTGGCTGGATGGATTCCCGGAGGATTGGCACGAGGATAACCTGCAACAG ATCTTGGCATTTGCCACCAAGCGGCTGAAACGATCCGATCTGCACATCAAGGTGCTGAATCGTCTGGAGCGGCTCATCAAACAGTCTCTCTATGGAAATGGAGGAGGAAGCGGTGGCTCGGAGAACAATGGTCATTCCTGGCTATCCGCAGCGCGCTCACAACAGATGCAGCAGTTCATGATTCCCACTCACTATGGCTCTTCGTATGACCTCACGGATCAGTTCAACGGCATGTACCTCTCGCCAATGGGACACGGGCCCATCTATCGTGGACCTACCCACTTTCTGCAGGCATTCCGTTTCCCGCACGTGCCCGTCCGGCATTTTGCTGAGCAGTTGACCCGTATGGATACGGAACTCTTTAAGCGACTGATTCCTCACCAGTGCCTCGGACACACGTGGGCACGACGTGATAGTGGAGGATCCGAGACTGTGGTGGCCACCATCAACCAGTTTAATGCGGTGCTCTTCCGGGTGGTGTCCAGTATCCTGATCGATCGCCTGAAACCTCAG GAGCGCGCTCTGAACATTTCACGATGGATTGATATTGCCCAGGAGTTGCGCATGCTCAAAAACTTTAGTTCGCTCAAAGCCATCATTTCGGCTCTAAACTCCAATTCCATATACCGCCTCTCCAAGATCTGGGAAGTGCTGCCTAAAGAAAGG ATGGAAGTCTTTACGGAGCTGGCGAATATTTGCTCGGAGGATAACAATGCTTGGACTCTGCGAGAAGTGCTGAAACGAGAAGGAACGGCCAAAAATCCAGATCCAGGCAGTGATCAGAGCGATAGGCATCTGCAGAAGCTTATTTTGAATTTGGGAACACAAACATCGCATGGAACGATACCCTATCTGGGTACATTCCTTACCGACCTGACCATGATCCATACGGCCAATCCGGACTACCTCACCGAGAATAAGCTCATAAACTTTGACAAGAAGCGCAAAGAGTTCGAGGTTCTGGCCCAGATCAAGTTACTTCAGGGAGCAGCTAACACATATAATCTCCAGGCGGATGCGCTCTTTGATCATTGGTTCAACTCCATGCCAGTGTTTGATGAGCGAGAGGCCTTTGAGCTGAGTTGTCGACTGGAACCACCACCGCCGGCGCCACGGAAATCGGTGGTCAGCACTAACACCTCTTTAACAAACACGACCGCCTCATCGACGGCTTCTATTATGGGCCACCGCAAGACTGACTCCATACACTCGAATTCGAGCAGCGGAGCGGGATCGCAGTTCTACTGCGAACTAAACAGTAGTACCAGCTCCAGACATAACTCCTTGGACCGGGATGACCACCATCAGCACGCTTCCTTGATGTCCGCCTCGAGTAGTGTGTCCAATCTGTCGTTGGATTCCAGTAACTCTGGCGGTCGGCAGTCCGGCAAGCTGACCCACTCTCAGTCCATGGGAAATGGTCTGAAATCTCACGGAAATGGCACTACGAATGGTGGATCGCCCCAAATCAATGCTCAGTTGGTGCAACCATCAAGTGGAACCCCTCAGTCTGCTCCCGATTTCTATATCATTCGGGTGACCTACGAAACGGACAACATCGAGCTGGACGGGATTGTGCTGTACAAGAGTATTATGCTGGGAAATAACGAGCGCACGCCGCAGGTGATCCGAAATGCGATGCTTAAATTGGGTCTGGAGGATGATCCGGATAGATTTACTTTGGCGCAGGTCCTACCCGACAAGGAACTGGTGATGCCGAAGAATGCGAATGTCTACTATGCGGTTAACACGAACTACAACCTCAACTTCATTCTAAGACCGCGAAAGGAAGAGGGTGTGGCAGGAAGCTAG
- the LOC6605612 gene encoding ral guanine nucleotide dissociation stimulator-like 1 isoform X2, producing the protein MSQNVADSLPTWRLWGEEHEKNAIFTVYLKKVRYHRPTPTASNDSDDEISHLEWETVRVRFVKAATLARLVEALATDDGELESTFINVFLSTYRTFSTPKQVLSLLTQRYDALHEKHLEELEQAQQNGQVMDPAYDPHASIHEQHKKTLVSALHVWLDGFPEDWHEDNLQQILAFATKRLKRSDLHIKVLNRLERLIKQSLYGNGGGSGGSENNGHSWLSAARSQQMQQFMIPTHYGSSYDLTDQFNGMYLSPMGHGPIYRGPTHFLQAFRFPHVPVRHFAEQLTRMDTELFKRLIPHQCLGHTWARRDSGGSETVVATINQFNAVLFRVVSSILIDRLKPQERALNISRWIDIAQELRMLKNFSSLKAIISALNSNSIYRLSKIWEVLPKERMEVFTELANICSEDNNAWTLREVLKREGTAKNPDPGSDQSDRHLQKLILNLGTQTSHGTIPYLGTFLTDLTMIHTANPDYLTENKLINFDKKRKEFEVLAQIKLLQGAANTYNLQADALFDHWFNSMPVFDEREAFELSCRLEPPPPAPRKSVVSTNTSLTNTTASSTASIMGHRKTDSIHSNSSSGAGSQFYCELNSSTSSRHNSLDRDDHHQHASLMSASSSVSNLSLDSSNSGGRQSGKLTHSQSMGNGLKSHGNGTTNGGSPQINAQLVQPSSGTPQSAPDFYIIRVTYETDNIELDGIVLYKSIMLGNNERTPQVIRNAMLKLGLEDDPDRFTLAQVLPDKELVMPKNANVYYAVNTNYNLNFILRPRKEEGVAGS; encoded by the exons ATGAGTCAAAATGTGGCCGACAGTTTG CCCACGTGGCGCCTTTGGGGCGAAGAGCACGAGAAGAATGCAATTTTCACCGTTTACCTGAAGAAAGTGCGATACCACCGACCGACGCCCACAGCCAGCAAT GACTCAGATGATGAGATTTCCCATCTGGAGTGGGAGACTGTACGAGTGCGTTTCGTAAAGGCGGCTACATTGGCTCGATTGGTGGAGGCGTTAGCCACCGACGACGGGGAGCTGGAGTCCACCTTCATCAACGTGTTCCTATCCACCTATCGCACCTTCTCCACGCCCAAGCAGGTGCTCAGTCTGCTGACGCAGCGGTACGATGCTCTGCATGAGAAGCACCTGGAGGAGTTGGAGCAGGCTCAGCAAAATGGACAGGTCATGGATCCCGCCTACGATCCCCATGCCTCCATTCACGAGCAGCACAAGAAAACACTAGTCTCAGCGCTGCACGTCTGGCTGGATGGATTCCCGGAGGATTGGCACGAGGATAACCTGCAACAG ATCTTGGCATTTGCCACCAAGCGGCTGAAACGATCCGATCTGCACATCAAGGTGCTGAATCGTCTGGAGCGGCTCATCAAACAGTCTCTCTATGGAAATGGAGGAGGAAGCGGTGGCTCGGAGAACAATGGTCATTCCTGGCTATCCGCAGCGCGCTCACAACAGATGCAGCAGTTCATGATTCCCACTCACTATGGCTCTTCGTATGACCTCACGGATCAGTTCAACGGCATGTACCTCTCGCCAATGGGACACGGGCCCATCTATCGTGGACCTACCCACTTTCTGCAGGCATTCCGTTTCCCGCACGTGCCCGTCCGGCATTTTGCTGAGCAGTTGACCCGTATGGATACGGAACTCTTTAAGCGACTGATTCCTCACCAGTGCCTCGGACACACGTGGGCACGACGTGATAGTGGAGGATCCGAGACTGTGGTGGCCACCATCAACCAGTTTAATGCGGTGCTCTTCCGGGTGGTGTCCAGTATCCTGATCGATCGCCTGAAACCTCAG GAGCGCGCTCTGAACATTTCACGATGGATTGATATTGCCCAGGAGTTGCGCATGCTCAAAAACTTTAGTTCGCTCAAAGCCATCATTTCGGCTCTAAACTCCAATTCCATATACCGCCTCTCCAAGATCTGGGAAGTGCTGCCTAAAGAAAGG ATGGAAGTCTTTACGGAGCTGGCGAATATTTGCTCGGAGGATAACAATGCTTGGACTCTGCGAGAAGTGCTGAAACGAGAAGGAACGGCCAAAAATCCAGATCCAGGCAGTGATCAGAGCGATAGGCATCTGCAGAAGCTTATTTTGAATTTGGGAACACAAACATCGCATGGAACGATACCCTATCTGGGTACATTCCTTACCGACCTGACCATGATCCATACGGCCAATCCGGACTACCTCACCGAGAATAAGCTCATAAACTTTGACAAGAAGCGCAAAGAGTTCGAGGTTCTGGCCCAGATCAAGTTACTTCAGGGAGCAGCTAACACATATAATCTCCAGGCGGATGCGCTCTTTGATCATTGGTTCAACTCCATGCCAGTGTTTGATGAGCGAGAGGCCTTTGAGCTGAGTTGTCGACTGGAACCACCACCGCCGGCGCCACGGAAATCGGTGGTCAGCACTAACACCTCTTTAACAAACACGACCGCCTCATCGACGGCTTCTATTATGGGCCACCGCAAGACTGACTCCATACACTCGAATTCGAGCAGCGGAGCGGGATCGCAGTTCTACTGCGAACTAAACAGTAGTACCAGCTCCAGACATAACTCCTTGGACCGGGATGACCACCATCAGCACGCTTCCTTGATGTCCGCCTCGAGTAGTGTGTCCAATCTGTCGTTGGATTCCAGTAACTCTGGCGGTCGGCAGTCCGGCAAGCTGACCCACTCTCAGTCCATGGGAAATGGTCTGAAATCTCACGGAAATGGCACTACGAATGGTGGATCGCCCCAAATCAATGCTCAGTTGGTGCAACCATCAAGTGGAACCCCTCAGTCTGCTCCCGATTTCTATATCATTCGGGTGACCTACGAAACGGACAACATCGAGCTGGACGGGATTGTGCTGTACAAGAGTATTATGCTGGGAAATAACGAGCGCACGCCGCAGGTGATCCGAAATGCGATGCTTAAATTGGGTCTGGAGGATGATCCGGATAGATTTACTTTGGCGCAGGTCCTACCCGACAAGGAACTGGTGATGCCGAAGAATGCGAATGTCTACTATGCGGTTAACACGAACTACAACCTCAACTTCATTCTAAGACCGCGAAAGGAAGAGGGTGTGGCAGGAAGCTAG
- the LOC6605612 gene encoding ral guanine nucleotide dissociation stimulator-like 1 isoform X3, translating to MPTWRLWGEEHEKNAIFTVYLKKVRYHRPTPTASNDSDDEISHLEWETVRVRFVKAATLARLVEALATDDGELESTFINVFLSTYRTFSTPKQVLSLLTQRYDALHEKHLEELEQAQQNGQVMDPAYDPHASIHEQHKKTLVSALHVWLDGFPEDWHEDNLQQILAFATKRLKRSDLHIKVLNRLERLIKQSLYGNGGGSGGSENNGHSWLSAARSQQMQQFMIPTHYGSSYDLTDQFNGMYLSPMGHGPIYRGPTHFLQAFRFPHVPVRHFAEQLTRMDTELFKRLIPHQCLGHTWARRDSGGSETVVATINQFNAVLFRVVSSILIDRLKPQERALNISRWIDIAQELRMLKNFSSLKAIISALNSNSIYRLSKIWEVLPKERMEVFTELANICSEDNNAWTLREVLKREGTAKNPDPGSDQSDRHLQKLILNLGTQTSHGTIPYLGTFLTDLTMIHTANPDYLTENKLINFDKKRKEFEVLAQIKLLQGAANTYNLQADALFDHWFNSMPVFDEREAFELSCRLEPPPPAPRKSVVSTNTSLTNTTASSTASIMGHRKTDSIHSNSSSGAGSQFYCELNSSTSSRHNSLDRDDHHQHASLMSASSSVSNLSLDSSNSGGRQSGKLTHSQSMGNGLKSHGNGTTNGGSPQINAQLVQPSSGTPQSAPDFYIIRVTYETDNIELDGIVLYKSIMLGNNERTPQVIRNAMLKLGLEDDPDRFTLAQVLPDKELVMPKNANVYYAVNTNYNLNFILRPRKEEGVAGS from the exons ATG CCCACGTGGCGCCTTTGGGGCGAAGAGCACGAGAAGAATGCAATTTTCACCGTTTACCTGAAGAAAGTGCGATACCACCGACCGACGCCCACAGCCAGCAAT GACTCAGATGATGAGATTTCCCATCTGGAGTGGGAGACTGTACGAGTGCGTTTCGTAAAGGCGGCTACATTGGCTCGATTGGTGGAGGCGTTAGCCACCGACGACGGGGAGCTGGAGTCCACCTTCATCAACGTGTTCCTATCCACCTATCGCACCTTCTCCACGCCCAAGCAGGTGCTCAGTCTGCTGACGCAGCGGTACGATGCTCTGCATGAGAAGCACCTGGAGGAGTTGGAGCAGGCTCAGCAAAATGGACAGGTCATGGATCCCGCCTACGATCCCCATGCCTCCATTCACGAGCAGCACAAGAAAACACTAGTCTCAGCGCTGCACGTCTGGCTGGATGGATTCCCGGAGGATTGGCACGAGGATAACCTGCAACAG ATCTTGGCATTTGCCACCAAGCGGCTGAAACGATCCGATCTGCACATCAAGGTGCTGAATCGTCTGGAGCGGCTCATCAAACAGTCTCTCTATGGAAATGGAGGAGGAAGCGGTGGCTCGGAGAACAATGGTCATTCCTGGCTATCCGCAGCGCGCTCACAACAGATGCAGCAGTTCATGATTCCCACTCACTATGGCTCTTCGTATGACCTCACGGATCAGTTCAACGGCATGTACCTCTCGCCAATGGGACACGGGCCCATCTATCGTGGACCTACCCACTTTCTGCAGGCATTCCGTTTCCCGCACGTGCCCGTCCGGCATTTTGCTGAGCAGTTGACCCGTATGGATACGGAACTCTTTAAGCGACTGATTCCTCACCAGTGCCTCGGACACACGTGGGCACGACGTGATAGTGGAGGATCCGAGACTGTGGTGGCCACCATCAACCAGTTTAATGCGGTGCTCTTCCGGGTGGTGTCCAGTATCCTGATCGATCGCCTGAAACCTCAG GAGCGCGCTCTGAACATTTCACGATGGATTGATATTGCCCAGGAGTTGCGCATGCTCAAAAACTTTAGTTCGCTCAAAGCCATCATTTCGGCTCTAAACTCCAATTCCATATACCGCCTCTCCAAGATCTGGGAAGTGCTGCCTAAAGAAAGG ATGGAAGTCTTTACGGAGCTGGCGAATATTTGCTCGGAGGATAACAATGCTTGGACTCTGCGAGAAGTGCTGAAACGAGAAGGAACGGCCAAAAATCCAGATCCAGGCAGTGATCAGAGCGATAGGCATCTGCAGAAGCTTATTTTGAATTTGGGAACACAAACATCGCATGGAACGATACCCTATCTGGGTACATTCCTTACCGACCTGACCATGATCCATACGGCCAATCCGGACTACCTCACCGAGAATAAGCTCATAAACTTTGACAAGAAGCGCAAAGAGTTCGAGGTTCTGGCCCAGATCAAGTTACTTCAGGGAGCAGCTAACACATATAATCTCCAGGCGGATGCGCTCTTTGATCATTGGTTCAACTCCATGCCAGTGTTTGATGAGCGAGAGGCCTTTGAGCTGAGTTGTCGACTGGAACCACCACCGCCGGCGCCACGGAAATCGGTGGTCAGCACTAACACCTCTTTAACAAACACGACCGCCTCATCGACGGCTTCTATTATGGGCCACCGCAAGACTGACTCCATACACTCGAATTCGAGCAGCGGAGCGGGATCGCAGTTCTACTGCGAACTAAACAGTAGTACCAGCTCCAGACATAACTCCTTGGACCGGGATGACCACCATCAGCACGCTTCCTTGATGTCCGCCTCGAGTAGTGTGTCCAATCTGTCGTTGGATTCCAGTAACTCTGGCGGTCGGCAGTCCGGCAAGCTGACCCACTCTCAGTCCATGGGAAATGGTCTGAAATCTCACGGAAATGGCACTACGAATGGTGGATCGCCCCAAATCAATGCTCAGTTGGTGCAACCATCAAGTGGAACCCCTCAGTCTGCTCCCGATTTCTATATCATTCGGGTGACCTACGAAACGGACAACATCGAGCTGGACGGGATTGTGCTGTACAAGAGTATTATGCTGGGAAATAACGAGCGCACGCCGCAGGTGATCCGAAATGCGATGCTTAAATTGGGTCTGGAGGATGATCCGGATAGATTTACTTTGGCGCAGGTCCTACCCGACAAGGAACTGGTGATGCCGAAGAATGCGAATGTCTACTATGCGGTTAACACGAACTACAACCTCAACTTCATTCTAAGACCGCGAAAGGAAGAGGGTGTGGCAGGAAGCTAG
- the LOC6605613 gene encoding G patch domain-containing protein 1 homolog, with the protein MDEEEHLHRFGTPLPALQKDVVPAKKPVAIEDQIVRDENGKRRFHGAFTGGFSAGFWNTVGSQEGWTPQTFKSSRGERASSKAQLKPEDFMDQEDLGEFGIAPQGIRTRDEFANEDEQQQRSGQRRRKLMQPELGVGAIPGLPVLEQLLRPVRDKVAVRILKSMGWKPGQGVGPRQTRKEKRKATARNSKEQYLLEHYGAEGLPSHKETKGEEDSNTEDEDDEDITFAPDDYEPIFYTPKENRFGMSYSGLNRDPILSKSSSSAKPMQHINLFDEMEAQANKKQLSIRGQAFGVGAFEEEDEDIYARDDMTRYDFSLADKKPKQKKQQHVQQRHVIDGFSEENSAAVLQKPYAIDLPRDFLPRNWLQRRSRFAPMDKDRAKKLEAASEYKRSGLGRHDLNPDQRAQLLGEQKKEEKTAEEQPKRNPFKDRGKSLLERINARTEGFTKGGVITENGEEQQTELAKEVKEANAAIQEKAALKTKDLPSAMNSSGFKPFLADEAKQLRYEKFVSSKLTDDKEVTEFLARMQPVTLSLWDREMEKKEFIQAAKIYRPLVGLMNDRFVSEANVQAEKVKEQEKPPEERKIVMERTKTMWKPTALLCKRYNIAEPFGGAMLEPEKELKAKAKISVFDYLETSVNTKANFETPSIFPKHIEKLTPKEVEKPPSPPPAPPPEAEIQDKPNKPNTKEEPSKPTFVPKTALEQAVDESRNKPISEKVELFKSIFEDSDEEETEPSEEDKLAILQESFGLPLTTTTSAAAQNVLRNTSPPRGIFASLFSPKKKDTEKEPATSKFAPIEGNKLKIAYKPLSERLRNDRELAMAEVAPEDIYGPKLPTAPPQKPAAPEIRAETNIDARLQQLWQQHAPKKRKAEKWVEKKCISDSEDSDASSSDASSSSDSSAGKDKRSKLSKPTKSHKSTSSKKSKKSKLKYKKKSKKSEKSKHKAKKKKSKH; encoded by the exons ATGGACGAGGAGGAGCATTTACACCGATTTGGAACTCCTCTGCCGGCCTTGCAGAAGG ATGTTGTGCCGGCTAAAAAGCCAGTGGCCATCGAGGATCAAATTGTGAGGGACGAAAATGGAAAGCGGAGATTCCATGGAGCCTTCACCGGCGGCTTCAGTGCAGGCTTCTGGAACACGGTTGGCTCACAGGAGGGCTGGACGCCGCAGACCTTTAAAAGCTCGCGGGGCGAGCGGGCTTCATCGAAGGCTCAGCTGAAACCGGAAGACTTTATGGACCAAGAGGATTTGGGCGAGTTTGGCATCGCACCGCAAGGCATTCGCACGCGCGATGAGTTCGCCAATGAGgacgagcagcagcaacgttCTGGCCAGAGGCGCCGAAAGCTAATGCAGCCTGAGTTGGGTGTCGGGGCCATACCAGGTCTTCCAGTGCTGGAGCAACTTCTACGACCGGTTCGAGATAAGGTGGCCGTACGAATACTTAAAAGCATGGGCTGGAAACCCGGCCAAGGAGTGGGTCCGCGGCAAACTCGAAAGGAGAAGCGCAAAGCTACGGCCAGAAATTCCAAGGAGCAGTATCTTTTGGAACACTACGGCGCAGAGGGACTACCATCTCATAAAGAGACAAAGGGAGAAGAAGATAGCAATACTGAGGACGAAGACGATGAAGATATTACGTTTGCTCCGGACGACTACGAGCCGATCTTTTACACCCCCAAGGAGAATCGCTTTGGTATGAGCTACTCTGGTCTTAACCGCGATCCCATTCTGTCCAAATCGTCTTCTTCTGCAAAGCCTATGCAACACATCAATCTTTTTGATGAGATGGAGGCGCAGGCTAACAAAAAGCAACTATCCATACGAGGTCAAGCCTTCGGAGTGGGAGCCTTTGAGGAAGAGGACGAGGATATATATGCCCGCGATGATATGACGCGCTACGATTTCTCCCTGGCGGACAAGAAACCTAAGcaaaaaaagcagcaacatGTCCAACAGCGTCATGTCATCGATGGCTTCAGTGAGGAGAACTCGGCGGCAGTGCTGCAGAAGCCTTATGCTATTGATTTACCTAGGGATTTTCTGCCCAGGAACTGGCTGCAGCGACGAAGCCGCTTTGCACCGATGGACAAAGATAGAGCCAAGAAACTGGAGGCAGCCTCAGAGTATAAAAGGTCTGGTCTGGGAAGACACGATCTCAATCCGGATCAACGTGCACAGCTCTTAGGCGAGcagaaaaaagaggaaaagaCTGCGGAAGAGCAGCCAAAACGGAATCCCTTCAAGGATCGTGGTAAATCTTTACTGGAACGCATTAATGCCAGAACTGAGGGCTTCACCAAGGGCGGAGTGATCACCGAAAATGGCGAGGAGCAGCAAACTGAACTAGCCAAGGAAGTAAAGGAGGCAAATGCCGCCATACAAGAGAAAGCGGCACTTAAGACGAAGGACTTGC cATCCGCTATGAATTCAAGCGGTTTTAAACCTTTTCTAGCTGATGAAGCTAAGCAGCTGCGATATGAGAAATTCGTATCCTCGAAGCTTACGGATGACAAGGAAGTTACGGAGTTCCTGGCGAGAATGCAACCGGTTACACTATCTCTGTGGGATAGGGAGATGGAGAAGAAGGAGTTTATCCAGGCGGCAAAGATATATCGACCATTAGTTGGCCTTATGAACGACAGGTTCGTTTCGGAAGCCAATGTTCAAGCAGAGAAAGTAAAGGAGCAAGAGAAGCCGCCGGAGGAGCGAAAGATCGTGATGGAGAGGACCAAGACCATGTGGAAACCCACCGCACTGCTGTGCAAGCGGTACAATATAGCCGAGCCCTTTGGTGGTGCCATGCTGGAACCGGAAAAGGAACTGAAAGCTAAGGCAAAAATTTCAGTATTTGATTATCTAGAGACATCCGTAAACACTAAAGCAAACTTCGAAACTCCCTCTATTTTTCCCAAGCATATCGAAAAATTGACTCCGAAAGAGGTAGAAAAACCCCCATCCCCACCACCAGCTCCTCCACCAGAAGCTGAGATACAGGATAAACCTAATAAACCTAATACAAAAGAAGAGCCGTCTAAGCCTACTTTCGTGCCGAAAACTGCCTTGGAGCAGGCTGTGGATGAATCCCGCAACAAACCCATTTCAGAGAAAGTGGAGCTGTTCAAAAGCATCTTCGAGGACAGCGATGAGGAAGAGACGGAACCATCAGAGGAGGATAAATTAGCTATCCTGCAAGAGTCTTTTGGCTTACCCTTAACAACGACCACCTCAGCTGCCGCCCAAAATGTCCTGAGAAACACTTCGCCGCCCAGAGGAATCTTTGCTTCCCTATTTAGTCCTAAGAAAAAGGATACTGAAAAAGAACCAGCAACGTCAAAATTTGCTCCAATCGAGGGAAACAAACTGAAAATCGCATACAAACCACTATCGGAGCGACTGAGAAACGATAGGGAGTTGGCAATGGCTGAGGTGGCGCCCGAGGATATTTATGGACCAAAGTTGCCGACAGCACCTCCTCAAAAGCCTGCTGCTCCAGAGATTCGGGCAGAGACTAATATTGACGCCAGACTACAACAGCTGTGGCAGCAGCACGCGCCTAAAAAGCGCAAAGCTGAAAAGTGGGTGGAAAAGAAATGCATATCCGACAGCGAAGACAGCGATGCTAGTTCTAGCGACGCATCCTCATCCTCCGATTCTTCTGCTGGCAAGGACAAGAGATCCAAACTCAGTAAGCCCACGAAGTCGCACAAGAGCACCAGCTCGAAAAAGTCCAAGAAATCGAAGCTGAAGTACaagaaaaaatcgaaaaagagCGAAAAATCCAAGCACAAggccaagaagaagaagagcaaACACTGA